The Candidatus Eremiobacterota bacterium genome includes a window with the following:
- a CDS encoding cobalamin-independent methionine synthase II family protein: protein MPSTTTYRADHVGSFLRPKELLDLRHAGADPEQLREVEDREILRVLGKQKELGFELFTDGEFRRGGFMTDLTDAVEGFDTHEGIARTWSASGAAQGTAPSAVRGIVTEKLRQTRRLTAHELPFLQQHSPGPIKMTLPSATQFPAISYKKEISERAYPNHSAFLADVVEIVKGETKALAEDGVAYIQIDAPRYSYYLDPKWRDFLRAEFGEPDALLDEAIAADNACFRAARKPGVTLAIHLCRGNNRSQWYASGGYDAIAEKLFNQLEVDRFLLEYDDERSGTFEPLRFVPKGKTVVLGLVSSKKPERENSDELVRRIEAASKYVPLDNLALSPQCGFASMAEGNLLSEDDQWAKLKVVVDTSRRVWGSAA, encoded by the coding sequence ATGCCGAGCACCACGACGTACCGTGCCGACCACGTCGGCAGCTTCCTACGCCCGAAAGAGCTGCTCGATCTGCGCCACGCCGGCGCGGATCCCGAGCAATTGCGCGAGGTCGAGGACCGCGAGATCTTGCGCGTGCTCGGGAAGCAGAAAGAGCTCGGCTTCGAGCTGTTCACCGACGGCGAGTTCCGCCGCGGCGGGTTCATGACCGACCTGACCGACGCGGTGGAAGGCTTCGACACGCACGAAGGCATCGCGCGAACGTGGAGCGCGTCAGGCGCAGCGCAAGGGACCGCGCCGAGCGCGGTGCGCGGGATCGTCACCGAGAAATTGCGCCAGACCCGCCGGCTGACGGCGCACGAGCTGCCTTTTCTGCAGCAGCACAGCCCGGGTCCGATCAAGATGACGCTGCCGAGCGCGACGCAGTTTCCGGCGATCTCGTACAAGAAAGAGATCAGCGAGCGCGCCTATCCGAACCATTCGGCGTTTCTCGCCGACGTGGTGGAGATCGTCAAGGGCGAGACGAAAGCGCTCGCCGAGGACGGCGTCGCGTACATCCAAATCGACGCGCCGCGCTACAGCTACTACCTCGACCCGAAGTGGCGGGACTTTCTGCGTGCGGAGTTCGGCGAGCCCGACGCGCTGCTCGACGAAGCGATCGCCGCCGACAACGCCTGCTTCCGCGCCGCTCGCAAGCCCGGCGTAACGCTCGCGATCCACCTCTGCCGCGGCAACAACCGGAGCCAGTGGTACGCCTCCGGCGGCTACGACGCGATCGCCGAAAAGCTCTTCAACCAGCTCGAGGTCGACCGCTTCCTGCTCGAGTACGACGACGAGCGCTCCGGCACGTTCGAACCGCTCCGCTTCGTCCCGAAAGGCAAGACGGTCGTCCTGGGGCTGGTCAGCTCGAAAAAGCCTGAGCGCGAGAATTCCGACGAGCTCGTGCGCCGCATCGAAGCAGCAAGCAAGTACGTGCCACTCGATAATTTAGCGCTCAGCCCGCAGTGCGGCTTCGCCTCAATGGCGGAAGGTAATCTCCTCAGCGAAGACGACCAGTGGGCGAAGCTGAAAGTCGTCGTCGACACCAGCCGCCGCGTGTGGGGATCGGCGGCCTAG
- the ctaD gene encoding cytochrome c oxidase subunit I: MSAAVLDRVTPPERHDILSWITTTDHKRIGVLYMGTTLLFMAVAGLLAMAMRTQLAVPGATLLPPHEYNEIFTLHGTAMIFLVIAPFALGLANYLIPLQIGAPDMAFPRLNATSYWLFLFGGLIVFAGAATNEGAASAGWTSYAPLSDITISTGLGQDFWIVGLAMVSVASIMTAINFVTTAFIHRAPGMTMWRLPIFTWEMIATALLIFMAFPSLTATLLLLFVDRRLGGHVFDPAFGGSAILYQHLFWFFGHPEVYVLILPYFGIVSEVVSTFSGRPVFGYTGMVLSAFAIAGLSMGVWAHHMFTTGAVNNPFFSLVSFLIAVPTGIKFFNWICTMWGGAIRYTTPMLYALGFLMNFLLGGVTGVMVASPPLDFHAQDSYFVVAHFHYTIGGGSFFALFAALYYWWPKVYGWRLGEGLGKIGFWLTFVGFNMTFLPMFFMGVFGMPRRVFTYPATGALPALNAVATVGAYLLLLGGILFVVNVVVSARRREPAGDNPWQGYTLEWATSSPPPEHNFHELPPIRSARPLRGVEYAKAPEARPT; the protein is encoded by the coding sequence ATGAGCGCGGCGGTGCTGGACCGCGTGACGCCGCCGGAGCGCCACGACATCCTCTCCTGGATCACGACGACCGATCACAAGCGGATCGGCGTGCTCTACATGGGCACCACGCTGCTGTTCATGGCGGTCGCCGGGCTGCTCGCGATGGCGATGCGCACGCAGCTCGCCGTGCCCGGCGCGACGCTGCTGCCGCCGCACGAGTACAACGAGATCTTCACGCTGCACGGCACCGCGATGATCTTTCTCGTCATCGCGCCGTTCGCGCTCGGGCTGGCGAACTATCTGATCCCGCTGCAGATCGGCGCGCCGGACATGGCCTTTCCGCGCCTGAACGCGACGTCGTACTGGCTGTTCCTGTTCGGCGGCCTGATCGTCTTCGCCGGCGCGGCGACGAACGAAGGCGCGGCGTCGGCGGGCTGGACGTCGTACGCGCCGCTCTCCGACATCACCATCTCGACGGGCTTGGGCCAGGACTTCTGGATCGTCGGCTTGGCGATGGTCTCGGTCGCCTCGATCATGACCGCGATCAACTTCGTGACGACCGCGTTCATCCACCGCGCGCCCGGGATGACGATGTGGCGGCTGCCGATCTTCACCTGGGAGATGATCGCCACCGCGCTGCTCATCTTCATGGCGTTTCCCTCGCTCACCGCGACGCTGCTGCTGCTCTTCGTCGACCGCCGGCTCGGCGGGCACGTCTTCGATCCCGCGTTCGGCGGTAGCGCAATCCTCTACCAGCACCTGTTCTGGTTCTTCGGACATCCCGAGGTCTACGTGCTGATCTTGCCCTATTTCGGCATCGTCAGCGAGGTCGTCTCGACGTTCTCCGGGCGGCCGGTGTTCGGCTACACGGGAATGGTGCTCTCCGCGTTCGCGATCGCCGGGCTCTCGATGGGCGTGTGGGCGCACCACATGTTCACCACCGGCGCCGTGAACAACCCGTTCTTCAGCCTGGTGTCGTTCCTGATCGCGGTGCCGACCGGGATCAAGTTCTTCAACTGGATCTGCACGATGTGGGGCGGTGCGATCCGCTACACGACGCCGATGCTGTACGCGCTCGGCTTCCTGATGAACTTCTTGCTCGGCGGGGTCACGGGGGTGATGGTCGCCTCGCCGCCGCTCGACTTCCACGCGCAAGACTCGTACTTCGTCGTCGCCCACTTCCACTACACGATCGGCGGCGGGAGCTTCTTTGCGCTGTTCGCGGCGCTGTACTACTGGTGGCCCAAGGTGTACGGCTGGCGGCTCGGCGAGGGGCTCGGCAAGATCGGCTTCTGGCTGACGTTCGTCGGCTTCAACATGACGTTCTTGCCCATGTTCTTCATGGGCGTCTTCGGGATGCCGCGCCGCGTCTTCACCTATCCCGCGACCGGGGCGCTGCCCGCGCTCAACGCCGTCGCGACCGTGGGCGCATACCTGCTGCTGCTCGGCGGAATTCTGTTCGTGGTGAACGTCGTCGTCTCGGCGCGCCGCCGCGAGCCGGCGGGCGACAACCCGTGGCAGGGCTACACGCTGGAGTGGGCGACGAGCTCGCCGCCGCCGGAGCACAACTTCCACGAGCTGCCGCCGATCCGCTCGGCACGCCCGCTCCGCGGCGTGGAGTATGCCAAGGCGCCGGAGGCTCGGCCGACGTGA
- a CDS encoding heme-copper oxidase subunit III → MRSVAIRAHPLVFGTVVFLASESMLFAALLAAYYYLRGIAAQWPPPGTELDAAGMAVGTAFLGFGSLTMAVAQAGAMRGRRVLARAMLALTILAAFAFLALEWSDWNSSNFHLADNAYATIFYVMTGTHFAHVLAGVVLLSAVAIFLRTPAFTREHHAGVEAVAYYWHFVFVVWLALYATIWLVR, encoded by the coding sequence ATGCGATCCGTCGCGATCCGGGCGCACCCGCTCGTGTTCGGCACCGTCGTGTTCCTCGCATCGGAGTCGATGCTGTTCGCAGCGCTGCTGGCGGCGTACTATTACTTGCGCGGCATCGCGGCGCAGTGGCCGCCGCCCGGGACCGAGCTCGACGCCGCCGGGATGGCGGTCGGCACGGCGTTTCTCGGCTTCGGCAGCCTCACGATGGCGGTCGCGCAAGCCGGCGCGATGCGCGGCCGGCGCGTCCTCGCGCGCGCGATGCTGGCGCTCACGATTCTCGCGGCGTTCGCCTTTCTGGCGCTCGAGTGGAGCGACTGGAACAGCTCGAACTTCCACCTGGCCGACAACGCGTACGCCACTATCTTCTACGTGATGACCGGAACGCACTTCGCACATGTGCTGGCCGGCGTCGTCCTGCTCTCGGCGGTCGCGATCTTCTTGCGCACGCCCGCGTTCACGCGCGAGCACCACGCCGGCGTCGAGGCGGTCGCGTACTACTGGCACTTCGTCTTCGTCGTGTGGCTCGCGCTCTACGCGACGATCTGGCTCGTCCGGTGA
- a CDS encoding cytochrome bc complex cytochrome b subunit, which translates to MIVRRVVGWLDERLGTNAGARYLLAKIYPDHWAFYLGEFALYFFLTLVATGIWLTFAFDPAPANAYGSALELANRAHPIGYVIRQVHHWAAICFVAAIVVHLGRIFFTGAFRKPRELNWMIGMTMLALASFTGFTGYSLPNDSLSGTGLRIADSVALSIPFVGRWAASVLNGDDAFPGALLISHLYVLHVYYLPVTIGALLALHLGLVIYQKHTQFARAPRVVVGRRFWPDYALRTLAVFGATLAVLALLATFVEINPIESYGPYKPWIVTNGAVPDWYTAFLEGALRLGPPTEITLFGHPIPPVFWPGLVLPTVTFLFLLVWPFVEQRLTRDTAWHDVLDAPTQLPLRVGVGAALIFDGVLLTLAAADDQTSAALHLRLETLVWVYRVLLIVGPLVAGFLAAHIAAEMRARIHESAVYPSDATTIVRNAQGGFDEEEPQPA; encoded by the coding sequence GTGATCGTGCGCCGCGTCGTCGGCTGGCTCGACGAGCGCCTGGGCACCAACGCCGGCGCGCGCTATCTGCTCGCGAAGATCTATCCCGATCACTGGGCGTTCTATCTGGGCGAGTTCGCGCTGTACTTCTTCCTCACGCTGGTCGCGACCGGGATCTGGCTGACGTTCGCGTTCGACCCGGCACCCGCCAACGCGTACGGCTCGGCGCTCGAGCTCGCGAACCGCGCGCACCCGATCGGGTACGTGATCCGGCAGGTCCATCACTGGGCGGCGATCTGCTTCGTGGCCGCGATCGTGGTGCACCTGGGCCGCATCTTCTTCACCGGCGCCTTCCGCAAGCCGCGCGAGTTGAACTGGATGATCGGGATGACGATGCTCGCGCTGGCGTCGTTCACCGGCTTCACCGGCTACTCGCTGCCGAACGACAGCCTTTCGGGGACGGGCTTGCGCATCGCGGACAGCGTCGCGCTCTCGATCCCGTTCGTCGGGCGTTGGGCCGCATCGGTCCTCAACGGCGACGACGCGTTTCCGGGCGCCCTCCTTATCTCCCACCTCTACGTGCTGCACGTGTACTACTTGCCGGTGACGATCGGCGCGCTGCTCGCGCTGCACCTCGGCTTGGTGATCTATCAGAAGCACACGCAGTTCGCGCGCGCTCCGCGGGTCGTGGTCGGGCGCCGCTTCTGGCCCGACTACGCGCTGCGCACGCTGGCGGTCTTCGGCGCGACGCTGGCGGTCCTCGCGCTGCTCGCCACGTTCGTCGAGATCAATCCCATCGAAAGCTACGGCCCGTACAAGCCGTGGATCGTGACGAACGGCGCGGTCCCCGACTGGTACACCGCGTTCCTCGAAGGCGCGCTGCGGCTCGGGCCGCCGACCGAGATCACGCTCTTCGGCCATCCGATCCCGCCGGTGTTCTGGCCCGGCCTCGTGCTGCCGACGGTGACGTTCCTGTTCTTGCTCGTGTGGCCGTTCGTCGAACAGCGTCTCACGCGCGACACCGCTTGGCACGACGTGCTCGACGCGCCGACGCAGCTTCCGCTGCGCGTCGGCGTCGGCGCGGCGCTGATCTTCGACGGCGTGCTGCTCACCCTCGCCGCCGCCGACGACCAAACCTCCGCGGCGCTGCACCTGCGGCTCGAGACGCTGGTGTGGGTGTACCGCGTGCTGCTGATCGTCGGACCGCTGGTCGCGGGATTCCTCGCGGCGCACATCGCCGCGGAGATGCGCGCGCGCATCCACGAGAGCGCCGTCTACCCGTCCGACGCGACGACGATCGTGCGCAACGCGCAGGGCGGTTTCGACGAAGAGGAGCCGCAGCCGGCATGA
- a CDS encoding c-type cytochrome, with amino-acid sequence MTAAPLLSLLLAAASPLAPATPAAASLPNAPSSPGAALYATYCASCHGAQGWGTADGPDLRGVGLADVDFYLTTGRMPAAVPWLQIAHRDERSGQALSLEQIRALEDYLAPTVAGGPPIPMVIANGNLEHGHALYALNCEHCHAADGQGGAIGRLEWAPSLERATINEIADAIRAGPGEMPRFADSQLSADDLNDVASYVFRLPLDSQAPHVPPFRSSGPVPEGAVGYLAVIALVAFVFTFWRIDTPRPEREEAVRRDEGERST; translated from the coding sequence GTGACGGCGGCGCCGCTGCTCTCGCTGCTGCTCGCGGCGGCCTCACCGCTCGCGCCCGCGACGCCCGCCGCCGCCAGCCTGCCGAACGCGCCGAGCTCGCCCGGCGCAGCGCTCTACGCGACGTACTGCGCGAGCTGCCACGGCGCGCAGGGCTGGGGCACCGCCGACGGACCGGACTTGCGCGGCGTCGGCCTCGCGGACGTCGACTTCTACTTGACGACCGGACGAATGCCGGCCGCGGTGCCGTGGCTGCAGATCGCGCACCGCGACGAGCGCAGCGGACAAGCCCTTTCGCTGGAACAAATTCGCGCGCTCGAAGACTACCTGGCGCCGACGGTCGCGGGCGGACCGCCGATCCCGATGGTGATCGCGAACGGCAACCTCGAGCACGGCCACGCGCTGTATGCGCTGAACTGCGAGCACTGCCACGCGGCGGACGGTCAGGGCGGTGCGATCGGCCGGCTCGAGTGGGCACCCTCGCTCGAGCGCGCGACGATCAACGAGATCGCCGACGCGATCCGCGCGGGCCCCGGCGAGATGCCGCGCTTCGCCGACAGCCAGCTCAGCGCCGACGACCTGAACGACGTCGCCTCGTACGTGTTCCGGCTTCCGCTCGATTCGCAAGCGCCGCACGTTCCGCCGTTCCGTTCGTCCGGTCCGGTGCCGGAGGGCGCGGTCGGGTATCTTGCGGTCATCGCGCTGGTCGCGTTCGTCTTCACGTTCTGGCGGATCGACACCCCGCGCCCCGAGCGTGAAGAAGCAGTCCGCCGAGACGAAGGAGAACGATCGACGTGA
- a CDS encoding metal-sensitive transcriptional regulator has protein sequence MPRSRRLDPLRRPLAGEPLTDVTNRLKTARGHIDHILAQLDEGAYVIDVLRQMAAVRGALDAAARVALRYYFEHAFVNAVKAGQGPLAIDEMMRALTFLRQLD, from the coding sequence ATGCCGCGCTCTCGCCGACTCGACCCCTTGCGCCGGCCGCTGGCAGGCGAACCCCTGACGGACGTCACCAACCGCCTGAAGACGGCGCGCGGCCACATCGACCACATCCTCGCGCAGCTCGACGAAGGGGCGTACGTGATCGACGTGCTGCGCCAGATGGCCGCCGTGCGCGGCGCGCTCGACGCCGCGGCGCGCGTCGCGCTGCGCTACTACTTCGAGCACGCCTTCGTCAACGCGGTGAAGGCCGGCCAAGGCCCGCTCGCGATCGACGAGATGATGCGCGCGCTGACGTTCCTCCGCCAGCTCGACTGA
- a CDS encoding cytochrome c oxidase assembly protein: protein MTVVLALALAAALYAWGLVRVARERRPFPHAAPFAFAAGLIAIAVALSAPLDARADASLSWHMVQHLALISLAAPLLIFGAPIRLALAALPPRGAARLAHALSSAPMRALDHPLVGLGLLTLVLFGTHFSPLYERALENETVHAGEHALYLGAGLLFWMPIFAVAPAPHARSHPLRILALFLSLPSSAFLGFAFYVTNRVLYPHYAAQPNALADQMNAGAVMWLSAGTPVLLALLWCVADWGARERRLGALFDASQEAQP, encoded by the coding sequence ATGACGGTCGTCCTCGCGCTCGCGCTCGCCGCCGCGCTCTACGCGTGGGGGCTCGTGCGCGTCGCGCGCGAGCGGCGGCCGTTCCCGCATGCCGCGCCGTTCGCCTTCGCCGCCGGCTTGATCGCGATCGCTGTTGCGCTGAGCGCTCCGCTCGACGCGCGCGCCGACGCCTCGCTGAGCTGGCACATGGTGCAGCACCTCGCGTTGATCTCGCTGGCGGCGCCGCTGCTGATCTTCGGCGCGCCGATTCGGCTCGCGCTCGCGGCGCTGCCGCCGCGCGGCGCGGCGCGGCTCGCGCACGCGCTCAGCAGCGCGCCGATGCGCGCGCTCGACCATCCGCTGGTCGGCCTGGGACTGCTCACGCTGGTGCTGTTCGGCACGCACTTCTCGCCGCTCTACGAGCGCGCGCTCGAGAACGAGACCGTCCACGCCGGCGAGCACGCGCTCTATCTGGGCGCCGGACTGCTCTTCTGGATGCCGATCTTCGCGGTCGCGCCGGCGCCGCACGCGCGCTCGCACCCGCTGCGCATCCTGGCGCTGTTCTTGAGCCTGCCCTCGAGCGCGTTTCTCGGCTTCGCGTTCTACGTGACGAACCGCGTGCTGTACCCGCACTACGCGGCGCAGCCGAACGCGCTCGCCGACCAGATGAACGCGGGCGCGGTGATGTGGCTGAGCGCGGGAACGCCGGTCTTGCTCGCGCTGCTGTGGTGCGTCGCGGACTGGGGCGCGCGCGAGCGCCGGCTCGGCGCGCTCTTCGACGCTTCGCAGGAGGCGCAGCCGTGA
- the coxB gene encoding cytochrome c oxidase subunit II: MHGQTWPAISSTQSVALADDWKVFSYAALAVALVVWALILFAGLRFRRSRHNPAPRSQKESNAVLEIAWTIAPLLVVIALFIYTLRIESGVEALAAAPPVRVAVEGYRWGWSFRYQGGPVVSGTSDKPPEMVLPLGQTAELDLSSRDVVHAFWVPDMLFQRDATPGLVTAFDLTPSRTGTFLGRCAEFCGLNHALMTFSVRVVSPAEYRRWLTYEARQ, translated from the coding sequence GTGCACGGTCAGACCTGGCCGGCGATCAGCAGCACGCAAAGCGTCGCGCTCGCCGACGACTGGAAGGTCTTCAGCTACGCGGCGCTCGCCGTCGCCCTGGTGGTGTGGGCGCTGATTCTCTTTGCGGGGCTGCGCTTTCGGCGTTCCCGGCACAATCCGGCACCCCGCTCGCAAAAGGAGTCGAACGCTGTGCTGGAGATCGCTTGGACGATCGCTCCGCTGCTTGTCGTGATCGCGCTGTTCATCTACACCTTGCGGATCGAGTCCGGCGTCGAGGCGCTCGCGGCCGCCCCGCCGGTGCGGGTCGCGGTCGAGGGCTATCGCTGGGGCTGGAGCTTTCGCTACCAGGGAGGCCCGGTCGTCAGCGGCACCTCGGACAAACCGCCCGAGATGGTGCTGCCGCTCGGGCAAACCGCCGAGCTGGATCTCTCCTCGCGCGACGTCGTGCACGCGTTCTGGGTTCCCGACATGCTGTTCCAGCGCGACGCCACGCCGGGCCTCGTGACCGCGTTCGACCTGACGCCCTCGCGAACCGGAACGTTTCTGGGCCGCTGCGCCGAGTTCTGCGGGCTGAACCACGCGCTGATGACGTTCAGCGTGCGCGTCGTCTCCCCGGCGGAGTACCGTCGCTGGCTGACCTACGAGGCGCGCCAATGA
- a CDS encoding PQQ-binding-like beta-propeller repeat protein, which translates to MPLNAPGSLSEKQYLDVLAFILEKNGYPPGTAPLTKPALARVALLPYPNLAPNPVASPNLQALGTPTVPPSAHVDLDDTLLRGADRDAKDWRLPGRTYANTRYSPLAQIDAGNVSRLQPVKVVHTGMNESFETTPLVADGVMYVTTPVVESRMKILALNAATGELLWTTSYPIGPHKICCGPNNRGAALAYGKLYVTTLDAKLLALDARTGAPKWAVKLADPSVGYSESMAPQIYEREVIVGSAGAEWAVRGFVAAYDALTGAPRWRWWATDPKTFSGDSWKTGGGTVWTTPAVDVAQALVIFSTANPNPDLEGSTRKGDNLYTDSIVALDVRTGKLRWYYQEVKHDLWDYDATSNVVLFDLHQNGKTIPAAGEAGKVGWYFVVDRRTGKLLRKSEAFVAQNKNMFGKKSVLPGANGGSEWSPPAYSPQTGRVYVLGMDQLMDFKPQPGANHPGFLHTGSVFTNVQKPQKIQRGTFTAIDVASGKIAWQYHAPKPMIGGALATGGGLVFTGEGDGTFEAFDARSGKKLWTYALDGGVNAPPVSYEVNGTQYVAVAAGGNFQLDFKRGDELAIFALKR; encoded by the coding sequence ATGCCGCTCAACGCGCCGGGCAGCTTGAGCGAGAAGCAATACCTCGACGTGCTGGCGTTCATCCTGGAGAAGAACGGCTACCCGCCGGGCACCGCGCCGCTCACCAAACCGGCGCTCGCGCGCGTCGCGCTGCTGCCGTATCCGAACCTCGCGCCGAATCCGGTAGCTTCACCGAACCTGCAGGCGCTCGGGACGCCCACGGTTCCGCCGAGCGCGCACGTCGACCTCGACGACACGCTGCTGCGCGGCGCCGACCGCGACGCGAAGGACTGGCGTCTTCCCGGGCGCACGTACGCCAACACGCGCTACTCGCCGCTCGCGCAGATCGACGCCGGCAACGTTTCCCGGCTGCAGCCGGTAAAAGTCGTGCACACCGGGATGAACGAGAGCTTCGAGACGACCCCGCTCGTCGCCGACGGCGTGATGTACGTGACGACGCCGGTCGTCGAAAGCCGGATGAAGATCCTGGCGCTGAACGCCGCGACCGGCGAGCTGCTGTGGACGACCAGCTACCCGATCGGGCCGCACAAGATCTGCTGCGGGCCGAACAACCGCGGCGCCGCGCTCGCCTACGGCAAGCTCTACGTGACGACGCTGGACGCGAAGCTGCTTGCGCTCGACGCGCGCACCGGCGCGCCGAAGTGGGCGGTGAAGCTCGCCGATCCGTCCGTCGGGTACTCCGAGAGCATGGCGCCGCAAATCTACGAGCGCGAGGTGATCGTCGGCAGCGCCGGCGCCGAATGGGCGGTGCGCGGCTTCGTCGCCGCGTACGACGCGCTCACCGGAGCGCCGCGCTGGCGCTGGTGGGCGACCGATCCGAAGACCTTCTCGGGCGACTCGTGGAAAACGGGCGGCGGAACGGTGTGGACGACGCCGGCGGTCGACGTCGCGCAGGCGCTGGTGATCTTCAGCACCGCCAACCCGAACCCGGACCTCGAGGGCTCGACGCGCAAGGGCGACAACCTCTACACCGACTCGATCGTCGCGCTCGACGTGCGCACCGGCAAGCTGCGCTGGTACTACCAAGAGGTGAAGCACGACCTGTGGGACTACGACGCGACCAGCAACGTCGTGCTCTTCGACCTGCACCAGAACGGCAAGACGATCCCCGCCGCGGGCGAAGCCGGTAAAGTCGGCTGGTACTTCGTCGTCGACCGCCGCACCGGCAAGCTGCTGCGCAAGTCCGAAGCGTTCGTCGCGCAGAACAAGAACATGTTCGGCAAGAAGTCGGTGCTGCCGGGCGCCAACGGCGGCTCCGAATGGTCGCCGCCGGCGTACTCGCCGCAGACCGGCCGGGTCTACGTCCTCGGCATGGATCAGCTCATGGACTTCAAGCCGCAGCCCGGCGCGAACCACCCGGGCTTCCTGCACACCGGCAGCGTCTTCACCAACGTTCAGAAGCCGCAGAAGATCCAGCGCGGAACCTTCACCGCGATCGACGTCGCGAGCGGAAAGATCGCCTGGCAGTACCACGCGCCGAAACCGATGATCGGCGGCGCGCTCGCGACCGGGGGCGGGCTGGTCTTCACCGGCGAAGGCGACGGCACGTTCGAAGCGTTCGACGCGCGCAGCGGCAAGAAGCTGTGGACGTACGCGCTCGACGGCGGCGTGAACGCGCCGCCCGTTTCGTACGAGGTGAACGGCACGCAGTACGTCGCGGTCGCCGCCGGCGGCAACTTCCAGCTCGACTTCAAGCGCGGCGACGAGTTGGCGATCTTCGCGCTGAAGCGCTAG
- a CDS encoding cytochrome c oxidase subunit 4 encodes MMLFVSSAVFSATIALVYWLVAHDPAGTMLLGFMSAALTVVALYMVFAERDADLYADKKKATPAEAAGEHVGTYVTHSPAPFWIGVSLTGVVLGLVVAPAAAGLGIVALFLLGALMIVRSR; translated from the coding sequence TTGATGCTGTTCGTCTCGTCGGCGGTCTTCTCGGCGACCATCGCGCTCGTGTACTGGCTGGTGGCGCACGACCCGGCCGGAACGATGCTGCTCGGTTTCATGTCCGCCGCGCTCACCGTCGTCGCGCTGTACATGGTCTTCGCCGAGCGCGACGCCGACCTGTACGCCGACAAGAAGAAGGCAACCCCGGCCGAAGCCGCCGGCGAACACGTCGGCACCTACGTCACCCACTCGCCCGCCCCGTTCTGGATCGGCGTCTCCCTGACCGGCGTCGTCCTCGGCCTTGTCGTCGCGCCAGCCGCAGCGGGGCTCGGCATTGTGGCACTGTTCCTGCTTGGCGCCCTGATGATCGTTCGCAGCCGCTGA
- a CDS encoding Rieske 2Fe-2S domain-containing protein — translation MWLAALGAFAVLGFVPLISLARKPGRRAATGWRAGVRLVDAQNQPIARDRLANGGIETVFPQDGVELPDAPAVLIRVEPDLLRGNAAPDGYVAYSKICTHAGCPVALYRHRSHELYCPCHQSRFDVLDGAKNLSGPAPRPLPKLALALDADGYLVASGDFDAPVGPDDWDRRP, via the coding sequence ATGTGGCTGGCCGCGCTCGGCGCGTTCGCGGTGCTCGGTTTCGTGCCGCTGATCTCGCTCGCGCGCAAGCCGGGGCGGCGCGCGGCGACGGGCTGGCGCGCCGGCGTGCGGCTCGTCGACGCGCAGAACCAGCCGATCGCGCGCGACCGCTTGGCGAACGGCGGGATCGAGACCGTCTTTCCGCAAGACGGCGTCGAGCTGCCCGACGCGCCGGCCGTCCTGATTCGCGTCGAGCCCGATCTGCTGCGCGGAAACGCGGCGCCCGACGGATACGTCGCGTACTCGAAGATCTGCACGCACGCGGGTTGTCCCGTCGCGCTGTACCGCCATCGCTCGCACGAGCTGTACTGCCCGTGCCACCAGTCGCGCTTCGACGTGCTCGACGGCGCGAAGAACCTCTCCGGCCCGGCGCCGCGGCCGCTCCCGAAGCTCGCGCTCGCCCTCGACGCCGACGGGTATCTCGTCGCGAGCGGCGACTTCGACGCGCCCGTCGGACCGGACGACTGGGACCGCCGGCCGTGA